Genomic DNA from Pistricoccus aurantiacus:
GCCGTATAACCCATGCCGGTCTGCAGCCACAGGGGCAGGATGACGATGGCGCCGAAGAACACCATATAGCCCAGGCATAGGAGGATAGTACCCACGGCGAAATTGCGATCCCGAAACAGATGGATGTCGATGATGGGGCGCTCCGCGGTCCATTCCCAGATGACGAGAACGCACAGGAAAATTGCCGCAACGACGCTGAGAGTGATGATGTAATCAGACTGGAACCAGGCCTTTTCCGCCCCTTGGTCGAGCATTACCTGCAGGCTGCCCACGCCGATGATCAGCAGCACCAGCCCCACCAGATCCACTCCTTCACGGCGGACCGGCGTTTCCCGGTCCTTGAGCAGCAGCCAGCAGGCGGGAGCGACGATCAACCCCACCGGCACGTTGATATAGAAGATCCAGGACCAGTTGATATGGTCGGTGATCCAGCCGCCGAGAATCGGCCCGGCGATGGGACCCACCACCGCGGTCATGCCGTAGATGCCGTTGGCCAGGCCGCGCTTCTCCCGGGGGTAGCAGGCCAGCAGCAGGCTCTGGGAAATGGGAATCATCGGCCCGGCGGCGGCGCCCTGCAGGCCGCGAAAGGTCAGCAGCAGTTCGAAATTCGAAGCGAAGCCGCACAGCCAGGAAAACAGCGTGAACAAGAGCGTGCAGAAGACGAACAGCCGCACCTGACCGAAGCGCCGGGACAGCCAGCCGGAAATCGGCACGGTGACCGCGTTGCACACCGCGAATACGGTGATGATCCAGGTGCCCTGGCTGGCGCTGACCGCCAGATCGCCGGCGATGGTGGGAATCGAGACGTTGGCGATGGAAACGTCCAGCACGTTCATGAACACCGCCAGGGCCAGCACGATGGTGGCCCCGATCAGTCGGCCTCCGCTCAGCGGTGGCAGGGTGTCGAGGCTCGCCTCATTGGCCATGGGAGGCGTCGGCGCTGGTCAGGCCGGGGGACAGATTCTCGGCGACGATGCTTTCGATCATGGCGTTTACCGGCGCCGGATCGATACGATAGACCGGGGTGGCGTAGCGACTCGCGGAGTCGACCTTGTTCACCAGACCCGGACCTTCCAGATCGTGCACGTCGACGCTGGCGGTCAGCGATAGCCCGATGCGAAGAGGATGCTTTTCCAGCTGTTTCGGATCGAGGGTAACCCGCACCGGCAGGCGCTGTACTACCTTGATCCAGTTGCCGGTGGCGTTCTGCGGCGGCAACAGCTCGAAGGCGCTGCCGGTCCCGGCGGAAAGCCCTTGGACCTTGCCGTGGTATTCCACCTCGTCCCCGTAGAAGTCCGCGTGAATGCTTACCGGCTGGCCGATACGCACCCGGGGCAGTTCGGTTTCCTTGAAGTTGGCCTCTACCCACACCTGCTCCAGAGGCACGATAGAAAGCATCGGGCTACCCGGCGACACCTGCTGACCGATCTGCACCGAGCGCTTGGCGATATGACCATCGATCGGCGCGACGATTTCGGTACGCTGCAGATCCAGCCAGGCGCGGCGCAATTGTTGTTTGGCGGCGATCACCCGGGGATGGTGAGCGGGGTCCGTGCCCTGGGTCTGAGCCTGCAATGCCTCGAGTTGATGTCGAGCCGCCTGCAAGCCGGCCCGGGTATTACGCCGCTCGGTCTGGGCCTGCTGATAGTATTCCTGGGACACGGAGCGCTTGGCATACAGAGTGCGGGCCCGCTCGAAATCCCGCTCGGCCTGGGCGGAAGTGGCCTCGCGCTGATCGATGACCGCCCGCTGCTGTTCGAGCTGCACGTAGCGCTCCTGCACCTGGCGCAAAGTCTGTGCCAGATTCGCCTTGGCTCGCTCCAGCGCCAGCTGGGCATCGCTGTCGTCCAGGATGACCAGGGTCTGGCCCTGGGTGACGTAATCCGTATCGTCCACGTTGATGCCGGTTACCATGCCTTGCACCCGCGGCATCAGCGATATGCGATTGCCGTGCACGTAGGCGTCGTCCGTGGTGACGTAGAAACGTGCGATGAAGAACCAGTAGGCGCCGTAGGCGATACCTGCCAGCAGAACTATCGCCACCAGTCCCAGCAGCCAGCGACGGCGGGCTATCTTGCGTGGTGTCGGCGCAGGGGTGTTGGTCTGAGAACCCTTCGAATGCTCAGTCACCGAGTTTTCTTGTTGGTTGGATTGCATGGTCGGGTAGCGAGGTTCGGGCAGGCTAGATACGACCAGCCAAGCGTGGCTGGATATTGTTTCTTAGCAATCTAACAGGCCCGTTGGAAAAACGTCAAGCATGGCGCTGGCCCAAGATACAGCGGCGTGTTTCCATGACAGCGTCGATGTGGCGTGGCCGCCAATCAAGGGAGCCGGGACAATTTTTTGGAGTGGCTTGTCAGGACGGATCGCTGCGCCCATGCTGGCTATCTGACGGATTCACGAAAAAGAAAACAACCTGTGGAGGGAAGCTGTCATGGCAACTGGCGTCTGGATCAGTCTGATCCTCTATTTTCTGCTGATGCTGGCCATCGGTATCTATGCCTGGCGTAAATCGACCTCGAGTTCCGAGGAGTACATCCTTGCCGGGCGCAATCTACCTCCCGCGGTGGCCGCGCTGTCCGCCGGGGCCTCGGATATGAGCGGCTGGCTCTTGCTGGGACTACCCGGTGCGCTCTTT
This window encodes:
- a CDS encoding DHA2 family efflux MFS transporter permease subunit, producing the protein MANEASLDTLPPLSGGRLIGATIVLALAVFMNVLDVSIANVSIPTIAGDLAVSASQGTWIITVFAVCNAVTVPISGWLSRRFGQVRLFVFCTLLFTLFSWLCGFASNFELLLTFRGLQGAAAGPMIPISQSLLLACYPREKRGLANGIYGMTAVVGPIAGPILGGWITDHINWSWIFYINVPVGLIVAPACWLLLKDRETPVRREGVDLVGLVLLIIGVGSLQVMLDQGAEKAWFQSDYIITLSVVAAIFLCVLVIWEWTAERPIIDIHLFRDRNFAVGTILLCLGYMVFFGAIVILPLWLQTGMGYTATWAGMATASMGILGVVASPLAGRLSDKVDARYLVTFGFFVFASVSFYNSHANPFITFEQIFLPRLPWGIGTAFFFIPLMAIAFSRLPTSELAGASALLNFLRQLFLGFGTSFATTLWDDRATFHDHRLNSHLTPFDPATHQWLQRLQDQGLSLEQAQRLLANEVSHQALIMSTNDVFYVSGWIFAALMLVVWLAKSTQEESAAATAQAH
- a CDS encoding HlyD family efflux transporter periplasmic adaptor subunit; the encoded protein is MTEHSKGSQTNTPAPTPRKIARRRWLLGLVAIVLLAGIAYGAYWFFIARFYVTTDDAYVHGNRISLMPRVQGMVTGINVDDTDYVTQGQTLVILDDSDAQLALERAKANLAQTLRQVQERYVQLEQQRAVIDQREATSAQAERDFERARTLYAKRSVSQEYYQQAQTERRNTRAGLQAARHQLEALQAQTQGTDPAHHPRVIAAKQQLRRAWLDLQRTEIVAPIDGHIAKRSVQIGQQVSPGSPMLSIVPLEQVWVEANFKETELPRVRIGQPVSIHADFYGDEVEYHGKVQGLSAGTGSAFELLPPQNATGNWIKVVQRLPVRVTLDPKQLEKHPLRIGLSLTASVDVHDLEGPGLVNKVDSASRYATPVYRIDPAPVNAMIESIVAENLSPGLTSADASHGQ